Genomic segment of Benincasa hispida cultivar B227 chromosome 1, ASM972705v1, whole genome shotgun sequence:
ttataatatatctttacattattttatttgtttttttttattattttaaatttggattaattttttttatcctgattaggattttacttaatattttatacatattatcatctaactaattgtatatttcatttaaattttatcatttttttgtattgtttAATCACCTTTTATTccttatcatcttattatattattatactatCAATTTGTcttttgacaaacaaataaatattcgCTTTTGCAATcttattgtttttgttatgcCTTTATAATGAGTTAAGCTTCTATTGTAGGTTTTGTGGttgatggagttataaatataattgttgaagcttaaatgaaaatgaaattatgaaataaaCGATCTCccttcctaatttttctcccatgaattatatttgaatttatattctatcatcaaattagattttatctacttaaataaaaataaaattatgaaataaacGATCTCCCTTCCTAATTTGTCTCTCacgaattatatttgaatttatattctatcatcaaattagattttatctaactacttaTCGAATTAATCACACTAAACATgaacttctttatttttctctccaatttatatttgaatttatcttttattatcaaatttgattttatctaactaacttttgatttgtttaaatgttcgttacaaattcaattatatctattttcattattttatacatattgttatcaaattaatttgatttttttttttcatatttttgatattttcaatttttcatagaAACACGTAAAAATGGCTTATAAATAGGAACTAAACttaaatgtttgaaacatgtatatatatatatatatatataatgttcaatttattattattattataagataacaaaaaaaaccataaatcttttctttttcatctttttcactTAACTGCCCCTGAGATCTCTTTTTCTCCGTCTCAATCTCATGTCTGTGATCGTTGGTTTAAGAACCTTTTCTTAACTTCCATCGTCTTGGCTAGCTTTTGACAACCACGCTTGCCAGATTGCTGATCTTTTTTGCTTGCACATATGTTTCTACTTTtgtttctaatttgaacatcattttcaacaatgaCATTCTAGGATTAATAGTGTTTAAAGTTGGCTATCAAGATCCTAAAAGCAAAATGATCACATGAAATGAAGACGATGAAACTCCGATTTGGTGTCAAACACAATCATATTTCCAATAGTTGCATCGTCCTAAAGTTGCAATTCCTTCAGATACTCATTTCCCAACAACTTCACTGGTACAATCAACTTTTCCCTTTTTCACCTTAGAGGAAATCCATCGTTGTAGACATTcataagtttctaatgaccCCACTGTATGGTCATCATCTTCCCTTGCATACGTACATTCTAAAAGACAGGCTGAAGCATTAAGGATCATATCagatgatttttatttttgcttctggaatgtttagatactatgtatttgtggttctagaatgtttaggtagaatatatttgtggtatttGTGCTGTTTTTGAAACAACGTATCTTTGCATTCtcgtttgtacttaattttgttgttttggtagttttgtcatttactaattagttttttctattatataaatttgttttgttatttttataattttgaaacttttttgccatttttccaaaagaaactttaaaatatgttatttcTCTTGTCAGCCCAATTATAAATGTCTTCAACCCAAACAATCATGAAACatttaggttgggttggttcggattACTCGTgtcattattaaaatttttgttttaaaaaaagtaacacattaatatacaaagaatttgcttatttatttttacatatTGACTTAAGATTAgcaaataaatttcaatttatattatgaaaaaaattattttcttaatgtTAAAAATTTGTTGTTAATAATTCTTGGATaataaataatctaaaaaatcatattaaattaaaataaatatttgtatatataattgtactaaaagtaaaaaaatatattttttaaaattaataataaattcgaatTGGTTCAGATTAATttgagttattttatataaacccACTAACTAATTCAActgataaaattttcatttattttaactTAATTTAGCTCAAATGAGTGGATAACCATGGATTGGGTTGGtcgaatttttttattattatttttaagcaTCTAGAAATAGAAGATAAAAGTTTAGAATTTTTAAGGGGTCTTTTAAACAtaagaaatatttaaaactttttgcgtaaatatttttaaaatttttctatttataagaatttcatttttattaatttaaaatttaaaccacAAATTGAGAGCATTTTCGACAATCACAAAACCCCTCCACATATCATATAAATACCTTTCTTATTTGCAACTTTCATTTCGATCACGAACCCTAACAATGGCGGCTCCAATCGAGTCTGTGCAATGCTTCGGCCGGAAGAAGACGGCAGTAGCTGTGACATACTGCAAGCGCGGGCGAGGCTTGATCAAGATCAATGGCTGCCCAATCGAGCTAGTCGAACCTGAGATCTTGCGCTTCAAGGCCTACGAACCCATCCTCCTCCTCGGCCGCCATCGCTTCTCCGGCGTCGACATGCGAATCAGAGTCAAAGGTGGAGGCCACACGTCACAGATCTATGCCATCCGTCAGAGTATCGCTAAGGCTCTCGTCGCCTTTTACCAGAAGTACGTTGACGAACAGAGCAAGAAGGAGATCAAGGACATTCTCGTCCGCTACGATCGGACTTTGCTCGTCGCTGATCCCAGACGCTGTGAGCCGAAGAAGTTTGGTGGTCGTGGAGCTCGTGCTAGATTCCAGAAATCATATCGTTGATCCAAGAGTTTTAGGGCGTCTATGGCGGAGACTCGCTCGTTGGTAATAGTTATTTTTGGGTTTTCTGTTCTAATTACCTTCGGAGACTTGAAATTTTTTATCCGTTTATGATTATTGTAGTATAAGAATTTTTGACTCGAAGTTTGAATTTCTGATTACTGAGATAATTACAATCGAAATGCTTTTCTGAAACATCATATTTTTCTTCCAAGTGTTGATTGTTCGTATTGGAAGCTGAATTTCCTTTATGTGACATTTAGAACTACTTTATAGATTGAAGATTGTTCTAACAAATCAGCAATGGGGTCTATTACGCATACTTTGTGTTCACCCCATATAGAATTTCTGAGCAGGTTATCCAATTTAGAACTGTTGTAGACTAAGCATACTGATTTTACCAAATGATCATACTTTTGTTGATATAGATAGATAGGAATAGGATCACAATCCATTCTTTTGAACTTTCTTATACCATGTAGTTCCATATCTATGCAATTTTAGAGGTCTCTCATTGTCTCCTTAGAATTCAAGGAtgtacaacctatagaacaAATCCTGATCAAGTATGATTGTTAGAGGCCTCTCTCATTGTCAAATGGCTCATTCCTGTGTTGGGTTGTAGCCTAACCTAAGAACTTCACATTGAAAGAGACTCATTTACTGATTAAGGTTCTGTTTGACTGAGATcaataaggttttagaaaaGAATGTAGAAATCAAGAAAATCTGGCTTGACAGAAACTTCTGGTAAAAGGCGACGAAATTAATCAATAAGAAACGAATGTAGAAATCTTTCATGAGAACTACAAATTGCTTGACAGAAACTTCCACATCTAAAGTTAGCGGAAGAAATCAACAATTTCTTCTATGTCGATTTGGAACAGAACAACTAAGACTGGATTCTTCATTCTTTCCTTCTTGCCTATTGATTTTGGTATATGGAGGGATTGGATAATTAAGAAAATCTGGCTTGGATTACCTTCTATTTGATGTTATAACAAGGTTCGAGCTAGAAAATTTTGATAGGAATTGAAGGTATTTTTattgtactcaactcagtttATTCTCTTAGGACAGATTACAATCCTTTGTTTCTCAGGActtcactttttaaaatttaggataaTATAATTTACGATATATTATCCAAGGAACTTTAAACCCATCTGAGTTTTTTTATTACCCTCCATACTTGGGATTTTTATTCAATAGGGTCTAATTGATATCAATCTAATACATTTACCattgatattttatattttcttaattatttaatataaaattttattattagtcattaatattctatttaatttatatttattaattaatttgattaattgaataaaataatttaaaataatttttaaattaaaaatattcatttagtGATACTTtaagtaattaaataattaatcaatataacaagatattaaataattaaatttaattatgactACACTACATTACTTGTTTTTCTTAATTTCACTTCCAAACATTGATTATCCAGTAAAtctaaacacaaaattattattttagacattttaacccatacatttaattttgggttgacaagaaaaatagtaaaatttaaaatttcatttttccaaatgacaaaaagatttcaaaatgtaaaatagaaacgaatttatataatagaaaataaattaattagaaatgaCAAAAGTATCCTAAAAAACCAAATTAAGTacaaatgaaaatgtaaagataAACTACTTACAAAATAACTCAAAATATCATAATACATTTTAGGTGTCGGACCCTTCCTCAAGTGAGAAAAGATCACTCAATAATGGTCTTTTCATTAAGAAATTTGTGGATGTCCATTGTTATGGACTTCCTCCAAGGTGAGAAAGATCACTCAATATGGTcttttcattagaaatttgtggaTGTCCATTGTGATGGACTTCCTCCAAATTGAGAGAGGAGAGTTCATTGTAATTACAAGCTCAAGAGGATATGACTATTGGAAATGAGATACCCAAGATGATGTGACTATTGGAAATGAGATACcttcttcattctatgtgactAGTTTGCCAACAAGATCTTGAAAACTAAGTGAATGAATGAGATTGAGAAGGGGAAAGAGATTTTGGAGTGGCTAAATGAAAGAAGATGAAGTAGatgagatttagggtttttggttattttattttatttagatagttgaataataatataataataaaaagatcaaattaatttgatgataatatgtataaaataatgaaaaaagatTTAGATACAATTGTATCTATAACAAACATTTaacaaatacaaaattatttaaattatataaaaaattgataataaaagataaattcaaatattggaGAGAAAAGTAGggatgtttttgtttattttgattaattcgAAAAGTAATTAGATAACATCTAATAATAAATCGAAAGtttcttaaataaaaagaaatttgataataaaagataaattcacaTGTAAATTAGGGAGAAGAATCaggaagtttttgtttattgtgatgAATTCAGAAAGTAGTTAGATAATGAAAGGTAAACAAAATCTAATTACAAGGACCAGAATAAACAATATAAATGAATcttttgaaagtatagggactagaataaataaaaaccaaaagtaTACTGATATGAACTCGATTTAGTAAACAACCTTGAAAGGTAAACTAATATCCAATGCAACCCATTCTCTTTACAATGCAATCTAATTATGATTGCACCCAAAATTTCGAACGAATTGATAAACGCAAGCTAAACTCACTTTGACTTTCTATCCTCCACCGTGTTCCTTGGTGTAGCAACTCCCTTGCACCATAATGGACTTAAAGGTATTTAATATGTAGTCCGCTTCAAGAAAAGATCCGCcaattttgaagaaattataCGGATGCCCCATTTTTTGGGCCCAAAATATCAAatgaccaatttttaaaaaataatgccAACTGACCCTCTGTTAACAGCATTACCATATCAAATTACATAAATTACCCTCATCTCTTTGTCTTCTTACCCTTTTACTGAGGAAAATTTGTACGAATGACCTATTTTTTGggcccaaaatgtcaaatgacccattttttaaaaaataatgtcaattaaTCCCCTACTGACATCATCGCCATACCAAATTACATAAATTGCCCTCACAAGTGCCTCACGTTATAAGTCTTGCTTTCGTCTGGTCAAACACTCTTGCTCTTGCTTTAAATTCCCTGGTTTGATGTGATTGCTCGTTAGTGTACGAATGATTAGATAATTTTAACGACTGAAGcctcaaatcaataatacctaaacacaatacaatgatgatttctttaaactctaaactccatttcaGCAATGATTACTTCCCTGTTTTGTTGAACGAAGTTTTTTCAAACGGGGATTTCCAAGACGAGACTTTTTCAGAACATGACAGGTTTTTCAGAAGggtgtttcattattttgagtatgtttcattatttttgctGTGTTATTTCTGAAAATGTAGGAATTGAgttaaaaattttgtattgggagagagagtgagagatagaacgagagtaagagagagcaagagtaagagagagcgagattaagagagagcgagattaagagagagagcgGGAGTACATTTCAATtgcttgtacaacttaatgacaaatgttctTTATAGGATGACAGAAAAGTGTTTACTTATTCGATATGGAagtgattgggatgagaatgaaagttcgtaTATTGGGGGAGAGTTGACAAGAATCATTGTGCCTGTtacattgaagtatgaagaacttaaatctcacaTTTATAGCTTACAAATGTCAGTTCTTCAGAGTTCGATCTTATAATAAGGGTTAAATATAAACTTTAATATGAAGCCTCTCTACAATACATAaggaatgatgatgatgttcgTTTCCTTCTTTTCCGAGAAGAGCTTAGTAGACTTCAGTTATCTGTAACGCTAAAATCGAATcaggaaaaaaatattagaatgagGTTTGAaaatgtgagttatgatgatacgaTTGTGGATAGACAATACGATGAATCATACAAGTTTCATTgggaagaggatgatattccattgtttACGAACACTGTACTATTAACATTATCACTAGACAACGACCGCACTAATCCAGTGGGCGGTACTTCAGTTgttggtaatgagagatcaTCTAGACTTGATTTTATGGATTGCGGTCATCCAGAGCAACGTTGTGGTCCTTCAGTGGATGGTAATGAGCAACCAACAAGATTGAATGAAATAGATTGTGATCGTAGAGTTGATTATACCTGGTATCTCTTCATCTGGGATAGACATTGAAGTTGGTCAAGTATTTTTGAGTAAAAAAGGACTTGAAAATACGATTATCTATTTTGTCCATcaacaaaaaatttgaatttagggttaagAAGTAACCAAATCTTTGTTCACTGTCAAATGTATTGGTGAGTCTTGTAAGTGGAGCCTTCATGCAATGAAAATGGAAGGgtctgatatattcaagatcacaaagtactgCAGTTCGCAACATGTTCCATTGGAATTCTGAATCacgaccatagacaagcaactgCTACGATTGTTGGTCAGTTGATTAAAGATAAGTTTACAAGCATATAGGACGTATTTATAAATCTTGTCATATtgttgaggatatgaggagagattatggcgtaaacataagttatgataaaaCGTGGCGTGCAAGAGAAGCTGCATATGATCTTACTAGGGGTAATCCATAATACTCATACTCCATACTATATGCTTATGAGGAAGCGTTAAAAATAGATAATCCGAGTACAGTGTTTGAgatcgaacttgaagatgatgtgtatttcaagtatatgtttatggcattagggtcttgtattagaggtttctTAAGTTGTCGGCCTGTGATAATTATTGATGGGTCACACTTGAAAGGAAAGTACAAAGGGACCATGTTAGTTGCAGTTTATATGGATAGGAACAATTAATTATACCCACTGACATATgcaatagtggacaatgaaaccgatcgatcatggaaatAGTTTATGTCGAATTTGAAATGCAGTATCAGAGAATCTGATAATCTGTTGTTTGTGTCTGATCAAATGGTATCTATCAACAATGCTATTTGTGCATTTTTTTCCCACgacatttcatggattgtgcacgTGGCACATAGAACAGAAtcttattacaaactttaaggatagTACGGTTGTTGGGATATTTAGAAATGCAATAAGGGTATTTCGCATGACAGAGTTCCAGACAAAATGGGACGAACTCCGTAGTTTCTGAGACGGTACTGTCACAAAATATATGGAAGAcatcggtcttcaaaggtgggcaCAGTTTACCAAATAGAACGAATATGACAACATGACGTCCAACAgtgcagagtgtttcaattcgttaactaaagagtatcggctattgcccatagtatgcttgattgaaTATGTTTAAGGAATCCTCCAATCGTGGTTCTATGAACGAAGGAATTACTAGGCATCTCGAATGATATTGCACTTTGACTACTGTGGAACTCGATTGACAAGTGAGGTCGATAAGGGCAGACGATACCGAGTTGAGCCTATTGTTTGTTATCGGGTCCACGTGCGAGATAATCGATTGGACGGTATTGTGAATCTTCACATGAAGGAATGCACGTGTAAAAAATTCGACTCACTTGGTATCTCGTGTTCGCATGCAATTGTGGTCACCAAGGAACGAAACATACCCATTCAGAGTCTTTGTAGTCGATTTTATACAGTGGACTCTCTAATGATTGCGTATGCAGAGCCTATAAATCCACTTGGAAAAATATCTGAATGGAAGAGAGCTCCTGGATATGTAGAAAATACATTCCTTCCTCCAAAGTTTGTGGCATAAGTCGGGCGAtggagaatgagaaaaataCCATCTAGAGGAGAATTTCGcaaacaaataaaatgtggTAGGTGTGGGAATTACGGGCATAACCGCCAAAACTGTAGCGAACCACTCACAACTATGCAACGTACTAAAAATGATAGAAATGACTCAAATTTTGGTCGAGGTTGATTGTCTAAATATAGACCCAATTATGTACTCACTCTGTCTGTCTTGATCTCTCACAATGTCACTAATCCATACAAATTTATGTATAGACTCTTAGAATGTCACTCATGCTTATGTACAGACTCTTATGAATACCATCAGAATGTGAAATCTCGCTGTCTCAATCTCCATAAGTGTTGCTCTCTCTAAAAGTATCGCTCTCtaaatctcgttctctctcaAAGTCCCGCTCTTtatcaaaatctcactctctctcaaaatttcgCTCTCtcagtctcgctctctctctaaatctcactctcttaatgtttgaactttgaactttgaactttgaacttcgatataatgttttatatactattgatatagTGAAAAGAGTAATAACTCAATTATACATGTTTTGATAAAATGTatgatattgaactttgaactttgataaaattgttttatacatgttttacatagacaataaaaaatatatgtttta
This window contains:
- the LOC120071964 gene encoding 40S ribosomal protein S16, encoding MAAPIESVQCFGRKKTAVAVTYCKRGRGLIKINGCPIELVEPEILRFKAYEPILLLGRHRFSGVDMRIRVKGGGHTSQIYAIRQSIAKALVAFYQKYVDEQSKKEIKDILVRYDRTLLVADPRRCEPKKFGGRGARARFQKSYR